From Cannabis sativa cultivar Pink pepper isolate KNU-18-1 chromosome 8, ASM2916894v1, whole genome shotgun sequence, a single genomic window includes:
- the LOC115701420 gene encoding probable metal-nicotianamine transporter YSL7: MGREEDEAAVHNHQNAIEVRNDNVYDDDDDPNQKNKGNDTVPAAALSVEQIFASQEVPSWQDQLTVRAFVVSFVLSILFTFIVMKLNLTTGIIPSLNVSAGLLGFFFVKTWTKIASKSGLLKQPFTRQENTVIQTCVVASSGIAFSGGFGSYLFGMSESVAKQSSDTNDYKNPSLGWIIGFLFVVSFLGLFSVVPLRKIMIIDFKLTYPSGTATAHLINSFHTPEGAKLAKKQVRTLGKFFSLSFFWGFFQWFYTAADDCGFANFPTLGLKAYENKFYFDFSSTYVGVGMICPYIVNISVLLGGILSWGVMWPLIENRKGDWFDEKLKPSNMHALQGYKVFIAIAIILGDGLYNFVKVLTRTLSGLYNQLQEKDVADSSLPVADRPSYTKEEPSFDDQRRTQLFLKDQISVWFALGGYVAIAAISIGTLPHIFPQLKWYYIVVIYIFAPALAFCNAYGCGLTDWSLASTYGKLAIFTIGAWAGASNGGVLAGLAACGVMMNIVSTASDLTQDFKTGYLTLASPRSMFFSQVIGTAMGCIISPCVFWLFYNAYDNLGKPSSPYPAPFAVVYRNMAILGVEGFGSLPRYCLLLCYIFFGIAIAVNLIKDFIGKDKGKYIPIPMAMAIPFYIGSYFAIDMCIGSLILFIWTKINKAKAEAFAPAVASGLICGDGIWTLPASILALAGIKPPICMKFLSGKDNAKVDGFLSSSS, encoded by the exons ATGGGTCGTGAGGAGGACGAAGCTGCGGTGCACAATCATCAAAATGCCATTGAGGTTCGAAACGACAACGTTTACGACGATGATGACGATCCAAACCAGAAGAACAAAGGAAACGACACCGTTCCGGCGGCGGCGTTATCTGTGGAACAGATCTTCGCTAGTCAGGAGGTTCCTTCATGGCAGGATCAGCTGACTGTGAGGGCTTTCGTGGTGAGTTTTGTGCTCAGCATTCTCTTCACTTTCATTgtcatgaagctcaatctcaccACGGGGATTATTCCTTCGCTCAATGTTTCCGCTGGTCTTTTGGGATTCTTCTTCGTCAAAACTTGGACCAAAATCGCTTCTAAATCTGGTCTATTGAAGCAACCCTTTACTAGACAAGAGAACACTGTTATTCAGACCTGTGTTGTTGCTTCCTCTGGCATCGCCTTTAGCG GAGGCTTTGGGAGTTACCTCTTTGGAATGAGTGAAAGTGTTGCTAAACAGTCTTCAGATACCAATGATTACAAAAATCCATCATTGGGATGGATAATTGGGTTTCTTTTTGTTGTTAGCTTTCTTGGTCTCTTCTCAGTGGTGCCTCTTCGTAAG ATCATGATCATTGACTTCAAATTGACATACCCAAGTGGTACTGCAACTGCTCATCTGATTAACAGTTTCCACACTCCTGAAGGAGCCAAGTTAGCAAA GAAACAAGTGAGAACGTTGGGCAAATTTTTCTCCTTAAGTTTTTTCTGGGGTTTCTTTCAATGGTTCTATACTGCTGCAGATGATTGTGGATTTGCTAATTTCCCTACACTAGGATTGAAGGCATACGAGAACAA GTTTTACTTTGATTTCTCTTCAACATATGTTGGAGTGGGAATGATTTGCCCATACATTGTGAACATATCAGTGCTGCTTGGAGGAATTCTTTCTTGGGGTGTCATGTGGCCTCTAATAGAGAATAGAAAGGGTGATTGGTTCGATGAAAAACTCAAACCATCTAATATGCATGCCCTTCAAGGATACAAG GTGTTTATCGCCATTGCCATAATTTTGGGCGACGGACTATACAACTTCGTGAAGGTGCTGACCCGAACCCTTTCTGGCTTGTATAATCAGCTGCAAGAAAAAGATGTGGCAGACAGCTCTCTTCCAGTGGCAGATCGTCCCTCTTACACTAAAGAAGAGCCATCCTTTGATGACCAACGCCGCACACAACTGTTTTTGAAAGACCAAATTTCAGTATGGTTTGCTCTTGGAGGCTATGTTGCAATAGCTGCCATCTCCATTGGTACTCTTCCACACATATTCCCCCAACTCAAATGGTATTACATAGTGGTAATCTATATCTTTGCTCCTGCCTTGGCTTTCTGTAATGCATACGGGTGTGGCCTCACGGATTGGTCCCTTGCTTCTACCTACGGAAAACTTGCCATCTTCACAATTGGAGCATGGGCAGGTGCGTCAAATGGTGGTGTTCTTGCTGGTCTAGCAGCCTGTGGAGTCATGATGAACATAGTCTCAACAGCCTCTGACCTGACTCAAGATTTCAAGACTGGTTACCTAACTCTAGCTTCGCCACGCTCCATGTTTTTCAGCCAAGTTATTGGAACAGCAATGGGTTGTATCATTTCTCCCTGTGTCTTCTGGCTCTTTTACAATGCATATGATAACCTCGGAAAGCCCAGTTCTCCATATCCTGCTCCATTTGCTGTTGTGTATCGAAACATGGCCATACTTGGAGTAGAAGGGTTTGGCTCTCTGCCACGCTATTGCCTCCTGCTTTGTTACATTTTCTTCGGTATAGCCATTGCGGTTAACCTCATCAAGGATTTCATAGGAAAGGATAAAGGAAAATACATTCCAATCCCAATGGCAATGGCAATACCATTCTACATAGGATCATACTTTGCCATTGACATGTGTATTGGAAGCTTGATCTTGTTCATATGGACTAAGATAAACAAGGCCAAGGCAGAGGCTTTTGCACCGGCAGTTGCTTCGGGTTTAATCTGTGGTGATGGCATATGGACTTTACCTGCTTCAATTCTTGCTCTTGCTGGGATTAAACCACCAATTTGCATGAAGTTTCTATCTGGTAAAGATAATGCCAAAGTCGATGGTTTCTTATCTTCTAGCAGCTAA
- the LOC133030430 gene encoding uncharacterized protein LOC133030430, whose product MESFRAHLGFEGCFVVEVRGHSGGLALLWKDVQELEIQGFSRNHIDASVQITGFSPWRFTGVYGEPKRELRHLTWNLLRSIKNNSSLPWCLMGDMNNLGSQTEKRGGRKYPDRLIEGFNKALGDCNLTELPLVGYPFTWEKGRNNIDWIEERLDKTLVTSEWLSLFSQPIFYNLEFSTSDHCPILLVFKGIFPSTNHHSFRFENAWIREPLCKQIIEGCWLNSGLTDIQDKITKCGDALGKWGREITGNFRHRINQCKSQIRNTKWGRDPMSIQQHKEGKDKLAEVLAQREVFWKQRSKQFWLNSGDKNSKYFHSVASSRKRNNSITQLQDNNGVWVNWESGLQSVITSYFHDLFRSSGINLGSVLNGIRPSISREQNDELLIPISEDEVRRALFQMHPDKSPGPDGMTPAFYQKHWSIVGADVVHFVRNFFESGNFPNSINNTHIVLIPKKKNPTQVSDMRPISLCNVLYKIASKVVANRMKNVLNNAISETQSAFVSGRLISDNVMVAFEAMHYLKRKTNGRKGYMALKLDMSKAYDRVEWGFLESILRIMGFHERWIRLVLSCVNSVQYHVINSGQRMGPIIPTRGIRQGCPLSPYLFIICAEGFSSLIKHFEASRYITGCKVARSAPTISHLLFADDSYVYCQASKTEARQVLSLLRLFEEASGQKVNLHKSSAFFSSNTRADTRNRICNLMRIQEAGEDNMYLGLPSIVGRKKNAVLGFLKERMKKRINSWEGRFLSRAGKEVLIKSVVQSLPSYAMNVFLFPIGTCTEIERMMASFWWKSNNANSNGSGITWMSWDRMTKHKFDGGMGFRSLRDFNLAMLGKQGWRLLFNVESLASKVFKARYYPHGDYLNSELGSNPSFIWSSIFAAKDTVKLGLRKRIGSGVSVQITSDPWLPVLENPIPIPVMDGLENFTVSSLFEANNRRWDEDIVKDLFSSETAAIILGIPLNQAGGFDSWYWIAEKNGFYSVRSAYNLRQKLKLHSDGAEANVFWKRLWALKVPPKAKDLVWRAASNCLATKKNLCIKKVLTDSSCPLCGVFSESEWHVLVSCNFAWSCFCFAGLAAVERDSFSSLLMWLEATANRVSTEDLSKVVMLCWAIWAARNDLVWQQRARSVSSVVSFATSSLDRWLNAQGKGNIPLLSPLKDGDGSERWIKPISGIKLNVDAALFAPLHKHGYGCVIRNPAGELISSFAGVKNGSVAPELAEIIGIREALSWLKNNPFQSAVIETDSLVCAAAIRSAEPLISAFGLVVDECKNSFNSLSNVSLVFVKRSANRAAHFIARHSVYLAERMFPINSVPSDLLSILASDCSSY is encoded by the coding sequence ATGGAAAGTTTTAGAGCCCACCTGGGGTTCGAAGGCTGTTTTGTAGTTGAGGTTCGTGGTCACAGTGGAGGGTTGGCTTTACTTTGGAAAGATGTTCAAGAGTTGGAAATTCAAGGTTTCTCGCGCAATCATATTGATGCTTCGGTTCAGATTACGGGGTTTTCTCCTTGGAGGTTTACAGGCGTCTACGGGGAGCCAAAACGAGAGTTGAGACATTTAACATGGAATCTCCTCCGCTCCATCAAAAACAATAGTAGCCTTCCTTGGTGTCTTATGGGAGATATGAATAATTTGGGCTCTCAAACAGAGAAGAGAGGGGGTAGAAAGTATCCTGACCGTTTGATCGAAGGCTTCAACAAAGCTTTGGGAGATTGCAACTTGACTGAGTTGCCTCTCGTTGGTTATCCGTTTACTTGGGAAAAAGGGAGAAATAACATTGACTGGATCGAGGAAAGGCTGGATAAAACACTGGTTACGAGCGAATGGTTGTCATTGTTCTCTCAGCCGATTTTCTATAACTTGGAGTTCTCAACCTCAGACCACTGTCCTATACTTCTGGTTTTCAAAGGTATCTTTCCTTCAACCAATCATCATTCTTTTCGTTTTGAGAACGCGTGGATTCGCGAACCTTTATGCAAACAAATTATAGAGGGCTGCTGGTTGAATTCGGGACTCACGGATATTCAAGATAAAATTACAAAGTGTGGGGATGCTCTTGGGAAGTGGGGTCGCGAAATAACTGGAAACTTCCGTCATCGAATTAATCAATGTAAAAGCCAAATCCGAAACACAAAATGGGGTCGTGATCCAATGTCTATTCAACAACACAAGGAAGGTAAAGATAAGCTTGCTGAAGTTTTGGCTCAACGAGAGGTTTTTTGGAAGCAAAGATCGAAACAGTTTTGGTTAAACTCCGGcgataaaaatagtaaatacttTCATTCTGTTGCAAGCTCTAGGAAGAGAAATAATAGTATTACTCAGCTCCAAGACAACAACGGCGTTTGGGTAAACTGGGAATCGGGCCTTCAAAGTGTTATCACAAGCTACTTTCATGATTTGTTTCGTTCTTCGGGTATCAATTTGGGCTCGGTTTTGAATGGTATCCGCCCATCTATATCCAGAGAACAGAATGATGAGTTACTTATTCCCATCTCGGAGGATGAAGTTAGGAGAGCGCTCTTCCAAATGCACCCGGATAAGTCACCTGGGCCAGATGGTATGACCCCGGCATTCTATCAAAAACATTGGAGCATTGTTGGGGCTGATGTTGTCCACTTTGTTCGGAATTTTTTTGAGTCAGGTAACTTCCCAAATTCAATTAACAATACTCACATTGTCTTAATTCCGAAGAAGAAAAATCCTACTCAAGTGAGTGATATGAGACCTATTTCCCTTTGCAATGTGCTTTACAAAATTGCATCGAAGGTGGTGGCCAACAGAATGAAGAACGTGTTGAACAACGCCATCTCTGAAACTCAAAGTGCATTTGTTTCGGGTAGACTAATTTCTGATAACGTCATGGTGGCTTTTGAAGCTATGCACTATTTGAAAAGGAAGACTAATGGAAGGAAGGGTTACATGGCTCTTAAGCTCGATATGAGTAAGGCATACGACCGAGTTGAGTGGGGCTTTTTGGAATCTATTCTTCGGATCATGGGTTTTCATGAGCGGTGGATTAGACTGGTTCTTAGTTGTGTTAATTCGGTCCAATACCATGTTATTAATAGTGGTCAGAGAATGGGGCCGATCATCCCAACTAGAGGCATCCGTCAAGGATGCCCGCTATCACCATACTTGTTCATCATTTGTGCGGAAGGTTTCTCTTCTTTGATCAAACATTTCGAGGCAAGTAGATACATCACTGGTTGTAAAGTCGCAAGGAGTGCCCCTACTATTTCCCATCTTCTGTTTGCGGACGACAGCTATGTCTATTGTCAAGCCTCGAAAACCGAAGCAAGGCAggttctttctctccttcggttGTTTGAAGAAGCATCAGGCCAAAAGGTAAATCTCCACAAGTCCTCTGCCTTTTTTAGCTCCAATACTAGAGCGGACACTAGGAACCGTATATGTAACTTGATGCGGATCCAAGAAGCAGGAGAAGACAACATGTATTTGGGACTTCCAAGTATAGTGGGTCGCAAGAAGAACGCTGTGTTGGGGTTCCTTAAAGAAAGAATGAAGAAGAGAATCAACAGTTGGGAGGGTAGATTTCTATCCCGAGCTGGGAAAGAGGTGCTAATCAAGAGTGTGGTTCAATCTCTCCCCTCATATGCTATGAATGTCTTTCTCTTTCCCATTGGTACTTGCACTGAAATTGAAAGAATGATGGCCAGCTTTTGGTGGAAGTCGAATAATGCCAACAGTAATGGGAGCGGAATTACTTGGATGAGTTGGGATAGAATGACCAAGCACAAATTCGATGGCGGTATGGGTTTTCGTAGCTTGAGGGACTTCAATTTAGCCATGCTTGGTAAACAAGGTTGGCGTCTTCTTTTTAATGTTGAGTCCTTAGCTAGCAAAGTCTTTAAAGCTAGATATTACCCACATGGTGACTACCTAAACTCGGAGCTTGGCTCGAATCCGAGCTTTATATGGAGCAGTATTTTTGCTGCAAAAGATACAGTTAAACTTGGCTTGAGGAAAAGAATAGGGTCTGGTGTTTCTGTACAAATAACATCTGATCCTTGGCTTCCTGTTCTTGAAAACCCGATACCAATACCTGTGATGGATGGCCTTGAAAACTTTACTGTTAGTAGCCTCTTTGAAGCAAATAATAGAAGATGGGATGAGGACATTGTGAAAGATTTGTTTTCTTCTGAAACTGCAGCTATCATTCTCGGCATTCCTCTAAATCAAGCTGGTGGTTTTGATTCCTGGTATTGGATAGCAGAAAAGAATGGGTTCTATTCGGTTCGAAGTGCATATAATTTGCGTCAAAAACTTAAACTCCATTCTGACGGGGCTGAAGCTAATGTTTTCTGGAAAAGATTATGGGCTCTTAAGGTTCCTCCTAAGGCCAAGGATCTAGTGTGGAGAGCGGCTTCCAATTGTCTCGCCACCAAAAAGAACTTGTGCATAAAAAAGGTCTTAACCGATAGCTCGTGCCCTTTGTGTGGAGTTTTTTCTGAATCCGAATGGCACGTTTTGGTCTCCTGCAACTTTGCTTGGTCTTGTTTTTGCTTTGCTGGTCTTGCGGCTGTGGAGAGGGACTCATTCTCTTCACTTCTGATGTGGTTGGAAGCTACTGCTAACCGTGTTAGTACTGAGGATTTAAGCAAAGTGGTGATGCTATGTTGGGCCATTTGGGCTGCGAGAAACGATCTGGTTTGGCAGCAGCGTGCGAGAAGTGTGAGTTCTGTGGTGTCTTTCGCTACATCGAGTCTTGATCGTTGGTTGAATGCTCAAGGAAAAGGAAATATTCCCTTGTTGTCTCCTCTCAAAGATGGAGATGGTTCAGAGCGGTGGATTAAACCGATTTCAGGAATCAAACTTAATGTAGATGCAGCCCTCTTTGCTCCTCTCCACAAACACGGCTATGGCTGTGTGATTAGGAACCCCGCTGGTGAGCTGATATCGTCCTTTGCAGGGGTGAAAAATGGCTCTGTGGCCCCTGAACTGGCTGAGATAATCGGCATCCGGGAAGCCTTGAGTTGGCTCAAGAACAACCCATTTCAGTCGGCTGTTATAGAGACAGACAGTCTCGTGTGTGCAGCAGCTATTAGAAGTGCAGAACCTCTTATTTCTGCTTTCGGTTTGGTAGTGGACGAGTGCAAAAACAGTTTTAATTCTTTGTCCAATGTTTCTCTTGTGTTTGTTAAACGTTCTGCGAATCGTGCCGCGCATTTTATTGCCCGCCATTCTGTTTATCTAGCTGAACGTATGTTTCCCATTAACAGTGTTCCCTCGGACTTATTGTCTATCCTTGCGAGCGATTGCTCGAGTTATTAA